In a single window of the Flavobacterium sp. W4I14 genome:
- a CDS encoding outer membrane receptor protein involved in Fe transport (product_source=COG1629; cath_funfam=2.170.130.10,2.60.40.1120; cleavage_site_network=SignalP-TM; cog=COG1629; pfam=PF00593,PF07715,PF13715; superfamily=49464,56935), with amino-acid sequence MDLLNSFKRAALTVFALTISILAYAQTGKISGTVTDKKTGETLIGVTVKIKGTTKGTSTGADGKYTIAALQDGKFIIEASYVGYATKEVSAVEINGGGTTTLNLALDESNSQKLSDVQVKGQASRETETALLSLQKNAIEIKQGIGIQELSRKGVSDVEEGLTKITGITKVDGRGLFVRGLEDRYNNLLINGLAVPSNNPFKKIIPLDLFPTDIVSVLETYKTFNSGLYGDFAGGTFNIVTAKGEKAVTKINIGTSFTSNSTFKKFLRADDATQFGDYFGITGNQRDMPKVFGSKPASYTMSASEAGSQFGSGFNVDEGKAPLNTNLEILHTQKINLDNQRSFQYLISLNTENKFQVREGVDRFFNTGQGIYDNNLYTVTNRFSTNSSLLTSLNYLTKRLSLNLNAFYLKGTESTIQDQVGYTNSQANVNNAFIRLNQLQKTDLFTGQLLANYKITEDDAHSIRAGVSYSKTSYQLPDRKSYRGTKIDDNTTAVSYSGNSVVRQYMDYDGDFFGSGLLEYNWKFGNEDLSKAHKLSVGYNGSFNKIESDFRFLVSQNLASNLATFPTNQPDGMLGAAISNGDFTYREGTNATYKAKMQESVNAGYVDLALSLNDKLNLNVGTRFEQSQRITRYRNSGSFDDPFQKINKNNFDILPAANLKYALTEKANLRLSASKTLTKPVVMEAYPLEFVNPDATIENGNPNVINSRNYNLDVKYEWFPTNKELIAVTGFAKYLENPIERLFAQSAGSGGLTITYDNSKKAILYGAELELLLQLSRIHESLSNFSFGFNTSLMVTKATIDVLKNSAEVASLGSKNTRKLQGASPWLINADIRYDMDFTKKWKSTMTLAYNVYGERIYAVGTNGLDSYYEKPFGKLDFIWNNKISNKWDVKFGVENILNPTYKIELGDDSKIKVYADDLTVKDYKRGVGVSLGLGYTF; translated from the coding sequence TTGGACTTACTAAACTCTTTTAAAAGAGCGGCACTTACAGTGTTCGCTTTAACGATCAGCATACTTGCGTATGCACAAACAGGAAAAATTTCTGGAACAGTTACCGATAAAAAAACCGGTGAAACCTTAATTGGGGTTACGGTTAAAATTAAAGGTACAACTAAAGGTACTTCTACAGGTGCTGACGGTAAATATACGATTGCTGCATTGCAAGATGGTAAATTTATTATCGAAGCATCGTATGTAGGATATGCTACAAAGGAAGTGTCAGCTGTTGAAATAAATGGTGGAGGTACAACTACCTTAAACCTGGCGCTTGATGAATCGAATTCTCAGAAATTATCTGATGTACAGGTGAAAGGTCAGGCCAGCAGAGAAACTGAAACAGCACTTTTATCGCTTCAAAAAAATGCAATAGAAATTAAACAGGGCATCGGAATCCAGGAACTATCTAGAAAAGGCGTAAGCGATGTTGAAGAGGGATTGACAAAAATTACTGGTATTACTAAGGTAGACGGTAGAGGTTTATTTGTAAGAGGTTTAGAAGATAGGTATAACAACTTATTAATAAACGGCTTAGCAGTACCTTCTAACAATCCATTTAAAAAAATTATCCCTTTGGATCTTTTTCCAACGGATATTGTAAGTGTTTTAGAAACTTACAAAACTTTTAACTCAGGCTTATATGGCGATTTCGCTGGTGGAACTTTTAACATTGTAACCGCTAAAGGAGAAAAAGCAGTAACTAAAATTAATATTGGTACCAGTTTTACCTCTAACAGTACCTTTAAAAAGTTCCTAAGGGCAGACGATGCGACGCAATTTGGCGATTATTTCGGAATCACTGGCAATCAACGTGATATGCCTAAGGTTTTTGGTAGTAAGCCAGCGTCTTATACCATGTCTGCAAGCGAAGCTGGTTCTCAGTTTGGCTCTGGTTTTAATGTTGATGAAGGTAAAGCACCACTTAATACAAACCTGGAAATCTTACATACGCAAAAAATCAACTTAGACAATCAACGTTCATTTCAATATTTAATATCGCTAAATACCGAGAATAAGTTTCAGGTTAGAGAAGGTGTTGATCGTTTTTTTAATACCGGGCAAGGTATTTATGATAATAACCTGTATACAGTAACAAATCGGTTTTCTACCAATTCATCCCTGTTAACCTCCTTAAATTATTTAACTAAGCGTTTAAGCCTTAATCTTAACGCATTTTATTTAAAAGGTACTGAAAGCACAATTCAGGATCAGGTAGGGTATACTAATAGCCAGGCTAATGTTAATAATGCATTTATCAGACTAAATCAGCTACAGAAAACAGATTTATTTACAGGACAACTACTTGCAAATTATAAAATTACCGAAGATGATGCACATAGCATTAGGGCAGGTGTTTCTTATTCAAAAACAAGCTATCAACTTCCTGATAGAAAATCTTATAGAGGAACTAAAATCGATGATAATACTACTGCTGTAAGTTATTCAGGTAATAGCGTGGTGAGGCAATATATGGATTATGATGGTGATTTCTTTGGTTCTGGTTTGTTAGAGTACAATTGGAAGTTCGGAAATGAAGATTTATCTAAGGCTCATAAATTATCTGTTGGTTATAACGGTTCATTTAATAAAATAGAGTCTGATTTTAGGTTTCTGGTATCACAAAATTTGGCTTCAAATCTTGCTACTTTTCCTACTAATCAACCTGATGGCATGCTAGGCGCGGCAATTTCAAATGGTGATTTTACATACAGAGAAGGTACAAACGCCACTTATAAAGCAAAAATGCAAGAAAGCGTTAATGCAGGTTATGTAGACTTGGCACTTAGTTTAAATGATAAACTAAATTTGAACGTAGGAACGCGATTTGAACAATCACAACGTATTACCAGGTATAGAAATTCTGGTAGTTTTGACGATCCGTTTCAAAAAATCAATAAAAATAATTTTGATATTTTACCAGCTGCAAACTTAAAATACGCATTAACCGAGAAGGCAAACTTAAGGTTATCGGCCTCAAAAACACTAACAAAGCCGGTTGTTATGGAAGCTTATCCGCTAGAGTTTGTTAACCCTGATGCAACTATTGAGAATGGTAATCCCAACGTAATCAACAGCAGGAACTATAATTTAGATGTAAAATACGAATGGTTCCCAACTAATAAAGAATTAATTGCGGTTACAGGTTTTGCCAAATATTTAGAAAACCCGATTGAGCGTTTGTTTGCGCAATCAGCCGGTAGTGGGGGATTAACCATTACCTATGATAACTCTAAAAAAGCAATTCTTTACGGTGCAGAATTAGAGTTGTTGCTTCAGTTAAGTAGGATACACGAATCATTATCCAATTTCTCATTTGGTTTTAACACCTCTTTAATGGTTACTAAAGCTACAATAGATGTACTTAAAAACAGTGCAGAAGTAGCCTCCCTGGGTAGTAAAAATACCCGTAAACTGCAAGGTGCCTCTCCTTGGTTAATCAATGCTGATATTAGATACGATATGGACTTTACCAAGAAATGGAAAAGTACGATGACATTGGCTTACAACGTATATGGCGAACGTATTTACGCCGTGGGTACAAACGGATTAGATAGTTATTATGAGAAACCTTTTGGCAAATTGGATTTTATCTGGAATAATAAGATATCGAATAAATGGGATGTTAAGTTTGGCGTAGAGAATATTTTAAATCCAACATACAAAATTGAATTAGGTGATGACAGTAAAATCAAAGTATATGCAGATGATCTAACTGTTAAAGATTATAAAAGAGGTGTAGGTGTATCGTTGGGGTTAGGTTATACATTCTAG
- a CDS encoding hypothetical protein (product_source=Hypo-rule applied) — translation MSAIIYTVLKEFFVEVNGHAIKARIMSPINDGKVFVFKISSFYKSKTDADAYEPASTFTSYANAERHLLQYLEGFQNTLDLGGEIAPGHTF, via the coding sequence ATGTCTGCTATTATCTATACCGTTTTAAAGGAATTTTTTGTTGAGGTGAACGGTCACGCTATAAAGGCTAGAATTATGTCGCCGATTAACGATGGCAAAGTTTTCGTTTTCAAAATCAGTTCATTTTACAAAAGCAAAACTGATGCTGATGCTTATGAACCGGCATCAACATTTACTTCTTACGCAAATGCTGAACGGCATTTACTTCAATACCTGGAAGGTTTCCAGAATACCCTAGATCTGGGCGGCGAAATTGCACCAGGACATACTTTCTAA
- a CDS encoding hypothetical protein (product_source=Hypo-rule applied; cath_funfam=1.20.5.100; transmembrane_helix_parts=Outside_1_3,TMhelix_4_21,Inside_22_50), whose translation MNYPILIGVAVLVIILIAYLIKRNQKDKKEFEEEVIQSELPPEKDDKENI comes from the coding sequence ATGAATTATCCAATATTAATCGGTGTTGCGGTTCTGGTCATCATTTTAATCGCCTACCTGATCAAAAGGAACCAAAAAGACAAAAAGGAATTTGAAGAAGAGGTAATCCAGTCTGAACTTCCGCCTGAGAAAGATGATAAAGAAAACATTTAG
- a CDS encoding hypothetical protein (product_source=Hypo-rule applied; superfamily=68918), giving the protein MKKNKSKSKSHSTSKKLRKELESKLVLVFNELVIQYGKAKKADKVIEKFAKQLTKKVTFNIQDDSMAPYIKEEQVAPAAPKAKAAKPAVVKKAKEEIKEAV; this is encoded by the coding sequence ATGAAAAAGAACAAATCTAAGTCGAAAAGTCATTCGACAAGCAAAAAATTACGTAAAGAATTAGAATCGAAATTAGTCCTTGTCTTTAACGAACTTGTTATCCAGTACGGCAAAGCAAAAAAAGCAGATAAAGTAATCGAAAAATTTGCAAAGCAATTAACTAAAAAAGTTACTTTCAATATTCAAGATGATTCTATGGCGCCATATATTAAAGAAGAGCAAGTTGCTCCTGCAGCTCCAAAGGCAAAAGCCGCTAAACCTGCTGTTGTGAAGAAAGCAAAAGAAGAGATTAAAGAAGCAGTATAG
- a CDS encoding hypothetical protein (product_source=Hypo-rule applied; superfamily=51126) — MRKLFYAIAISATLFAGCSKDGDDDTTPTKVPVVGEITGDITANRTLAFGNYTLKGMVKIQPGVTLTIEKGSTFTADKLAGESGLVVLKGGTLIANGTADEPIVFTAKAKLPGQWAGIIVYGDAPIIGTAGATSVTSEDGLVIAYGGVNPTHSSGSLKYVRVEYAGLLVTTNSKEHNGFSFYAVGSGTVLENLVSYKGLDDGFEFYGGTVSGKNLISYGNSDDSFDWQDSWRGQDNTNWFAYQTGAGNYGMEVEAKSNNNAFWPKITNITLKRAPGTTTEAPAGEVQLDAFQFKANGNGDFSNIVVDGYGSQTTPTAVSGGVVQVLDLVTYNNQVLTNKIKLTNVKITNSPNTFISGNAGGAFTVNAASFGTNWTVSTTATGASLTKGKWATVDGVDLLANL; from the coding sequence ATGAGAAAATTATTTTACGCAATTGCAATTTCAGCTACATTGTTTGCTGGCTGTTCTAAGGATGGTGATGATGATACAACGCCAACAAAAGTACCGGTAGTGGGTGAAATTACAGGCGATATTACAGCTAATAGAACTTTAGCGTTTGGAAACTATACATTAAAAGGTATGGTTAAAATCCAACCAGGTGTTACATTAACTATCGAAAAAGGATCTACATTTACAGCAGATAAATTAGCTGGCGAATCTGGTTTAGTCGTATTAAAAGGTGGTACGCTAATTGCGAATGGAACTGCTGATGAGCCTATCGTATTTACTGCAAAAGCAAAACTTCCTGGTCAATGGGCTGGTATCATCGTTTATGGCGACGCACCAATTATTGGTACTGCTGGAGCAACATCTGTTACCTCTGAAGATGGTTTAGTAATAGCTTATGGTGGTGTTAATCCAACCCATAGTAGTGGTTCTTTAAAATATGTAAGGGTTGAGTATGCTGGCTTGTTGGTTACTACAAACTCTAAAGAACACAATGGTTTTTCTTTTTATGCTGTAGGTTCTGGTACTGTTTTGGAAAACTTGGTTTCTTACAAAGGCTTAGATGATGGGTTTGAGTTTTATGGTGGAACAGTTAGTGGTAAAAACCTAATTTCTTACGGAAATTCTGATGATTCTTTTGACTGGCAAGATAGCTGGAGAGGCCAGGATAACACCAATTGGTTTGCTTATCAAACTGGAGCAGGTAACTATGGAATGGAAGTTGAAGCGAAAAGTAATAACAATGCTTTTTGGCCAAAAATAACCAACATTACTTTAAAAAGAGCTCCTGGTACTACAACTGAGGCACCAGCTGGCGAAGTGCAGTTAGATGCTTTCCAGTTTAAAGCTAATGGAAATGGCGATTTCAGTAATATCGTTGTTGACGGATATGGAAGTCAAACTACACCAACTGCTGTAAGTGGTGGCGTAGTTCAAGTGTTAGATTTGGTTACCTATAACAATCAGGTATTAACAAATAAAATTAAACTTACTAACGTGAAAATTACCAATTCACCTAATACCTTTATATCAGGTAATGCAGGTGGAGCGTTTACAGTAAACGCAGCAAGTTTTGGTACAAACTGGACCGTTTCTACCACTGCAACAGGTGCTTCTTTAACAAAAGGAAAATGGGCTACTGTTGATGGTGTAGATTTATTAGCGAATCTATAA